One region of Priestia megaterium genomic DNA includes:
- the gcvT gene encoding glycine cleavage system aminomethyltransferase GcvT codes for MTTELHKTPLYDTYQKYGAKTIDFGGWALPVQFSSIKEEHEAVRTKAGLFDVSHMGEILVTGADSLAFLQHTMTNDVSTLVDGKAQYTAMCYEDGGTVDDLLIYKKADQEYLLVVNAANIQKDYEWLVSHKQGDVTLVNQSDETAQLALQGPLAEKVLQTLTNENLASLKPFTFADDVEVANVNALVSRTGYTGEDGFEIYCSSADASHLWTAILEAGSEDGVLPCGLGARDTLRFEATLALYGQELSKDITPIEARIGFAVKTNKDSFIGKEVLKEQRESGAPRKLVGIEMIDKGIPRHGYEVFADEEQIGFVTTGTQSPTLKKNIGLALLSAEYTELGQEVEVQVRKKRLKAKVVSTPFYKRSK; via the coding sequence ATGACAACAGAATTACACAAAACGCCGCTTTATGATACCTATCAAAAATATGGTGCCAAAACAATTGATTTTGGAGGATGGGCTCTTCCCGTTCAATTTTCTTCTATTAAAGAAGAGCATGAAGCTGTACGTACAAAGGCAGGTCTTTTTGATGTCTCTCATATGGGAGAAATTCTTGTGACAGGAGCTGATAGCTTAGCTTTTCTTCAGCATACGATGACAAATGACGTTTCTACCCTTGTAGATGGAAAAGCGCAGTATACGGCTATGTGTTATGAAGACGGAGGCACGGTAGATGATTTGCTGATTTACAAAAAAGCAGATCAAGAGTATTTGCTGGTAGTAAACGCTGCTAATATTCAAAAAGACTATGAGTGGCTTGTGTCTCACAAGCAAGGAGATGTAACGCTCGTTAATCAATCTGATGAAACTGCGCAGCTAGCATTACAAGGTCCTTTAGCAGAAAAAGTTTTACAAACGTTAACGAATGAAAATTTAGCTTCATTAAAGCCATTTACATTTGCTGATGATGTAGAAGTAGCGAATGTAAATGCTCTTGTTTCACGTACTGGATATACCGGAGAAGATGGTTTTGAAATTTATTGTTCTTCAGCTGACGCCTCTCACTTGTGGACGGCTATTTTAGAAGCAGGAAGTGAGGACGGGGTGTTGCCTTGCGGACTAGGCGCTCGTGATACGCTTCGTTTTGAAGCTACTTTGGCTTTATATGGCCAAGAGCTTTCAAAAGATATTACGCCCATTGAAGCTCGAATTGGATTTGCAGTAAAGACGAACAAAGACAGCTTTATTGGAAAAGAAGTTTTAAAAGAACAGCGTGAAAGCGGGGCACCTCGTAAGCTGGTAGGAATTGAAATGATTGATAAAGGTATACCAAGACACGGTTACGAAGTATTTGCAGATGAAGAACAAATTGGATTTGTGACAACAGGTACACAGTCACCGACATTAAAGAAAAACATCGGTTTAGCGCTATTATCAGCAGAGTATACAGAGCTTGGTCAAGAAGTGGAAGTGCAGGTTCGGAAAAAACGCTTAAAAGCAAAAGTGGTTTCAACACCTTTTTATAAACGTTCAAAGTAA